From Coffea arabica cultivar ET-39 chromosome 9c, Coffea Arabica ET-39 HiFi, whole genome shotgun sequence, one genomic window encodes:
- the LOC113708295 gene encoding uncharacterized protein, with product MSKRYPEKTSGISFWAFLLFTFIYISIFYIFGLSPLALMNTTKFWFFISNTIILIIAADFGAFSSTGNNDYFEEYVKSTHVRIPPPFKFHNVKLVEEKIRQQWEAAPDHEKPQETIKDVIVTQNSEPCEEKKLFVITCKDHDVKNIKEYSHSSKQDQVIVPKIENIEAVEEKKEMKCIRTKSDKLILAANDEKRIQRSQSERYDYDSNLEKKVEDQNEFSTLSDEELNQRVEEFIKRFNRQIRLQATRDRQTSLFHEV from the coding sequence ATGTCGAAAAGATACCCTGAAAAGACAAGCGGAATATCCTTTTGGGCCTTTCTTCTGTTCACTTTCATCTATATTTCCATATTTTACATTTTCGGACTTTCTCCTTTGGCTCTCATGAACACAACAAAATTCTGGTTCTTCATATCCAATACTATCATTTTGATTATCGCAGCGGATTTTGGAGCTTTTTCTTCGACAGGGAATAATGATTATTTTGAAGAGTATGTAAAGAGTACTCATGTGAGAATTCCCCCTCCTTTCAAATTCCATAACGTAAAGTTGGTGGAGGAAAAAATTCGTCAGCAATGGGAGGCAGCTCCGGATCACGAGAAGCCACAAGAAACGATTAAAGACGTAATTGTTACTCAAAACAGTGAACCCTGTGAGGAAAAGAAATTATTCGTCATCACATGCAAAGATCATGACGTTAAAAACATCAAGGAATATTCTCACAGTTCGAAACAAGATCAAGTTATtgtaccaaaaattgaaaacattgAAGCTGTGGAAGAAAAGAAGGAGATGAAATGCATCAGAACCAAATCTGACAAGCTAATCTTGGCTGCAAATGATGAGAAAAGAATCCAGAGGTCACAATCTGAGAGATATGATTACGACAGCAATCTTGAAAAAAAGGTAGAAGATCAGAACGAGTTCTCAACCTTGTCTGATGAAGAATTGAACCAAAGAGTTGAGGAATTTATCAAAAGATTTAACAGGCAAATTAGGCTTCAAGCTACAAGGGACCGCCAAACTAGTCTTTTCCATGAAGTTTAG